A part of Pantoea vagans genomic DNA contains:
- a CDS encoding YdgH/BhsA/McbA-like domain containing protein, whose translation MKKLNAVLAGALLATASFATLAAAPVDPSQAQNMQSIGSVSVSGVRGSLDDANRQLSQKAEEMGASHYRVIGIDNPGDSSLWSGTAEIYR comes from the coding sequence ATGAAAAAACTGAATGCTGTACTGGCGGGCGCATTACTGGCTACCGCTTCTTTTGCCACTTTGGCTGCTGCGCCGGTCGACCCGTCACAGGCGCAGAATATGCAGAGCATCGGCAGCGTGTCGGTCTCCGGCGTTCGCGGCTCACTGGACGATGCTAATCGCCAGCTGTCGCAAAAAGCGGAAGAGATGGGCGCCAGCCATTACCGCGTTATTGGTATCGATAACCCAGGCGACTCCAGCCTGTGGAGCGGCACCGCAGAGATTTATCGCTAA
- the ansP gene encoding L-asparagine permease, giving the protein MKSKKKTPSEMRAAKRRWLNSHDAGYQKAMGNRHVQMIAIGGAIGTGLFLGAGGRLQAAGPALAIIYLVCGIFSFFILRALGELVLHRPSSGSFVSYAREFLGEKASYVAGWMYFVNWAMTGIVDITAVALYMHYWGAFGDVPQWVFALGALAIVGTMNMIGVKWFAEMEFWFALVKVLAIVIFLVVGVVFLGTGKPLDGNSTGFHLITDNGGLFPHGLLPALVLIQGVVFAFASIELVGTAAGECKDPKTMLPKAINSVIWRIGLFYVGSVVLLVLLLPWNAYQAGQSPFVTFFSKLGVPYVGSIMNIVVLSAALSSLNSGLYSTGRILRSMSMGGSAPKFMSKMNSQQVPYAGILVTVAVYVIGVVLNYYVPSQVFEIVLNVASLGIISSWAFIVVCQLRLRKAIKEGKADDVSFKLPGAPFTSWLTLLFLFSVLVLMAFDYPNGTYTIASIPLIAVLLVLGWFGVRKRVHAVAQTEQDHHEEEPQPTRLADDTSR; this is encoded by the coding sequence ATGAAATCGAAAAAGAAAACCCCAAGTGAGATGCGCGCTGCCAAGCGCCGCTGGCTGAATTCTCACGATGCTGGTTACCAGAAGGCAATGGGTAACCGTCACGTACAGATGATTGCGATCGGCGGTGCCATCGGTACCGGTTTGTTCCTGGGCGCAGGTGGCCGTTTGCAGGCTGCTGGCCCCGCGTTAGCCATCATCTATCTGGTGTGTGGCATCTTCTCCTTCTTTATTCTGCGTGCGCTGGGCGAACTGGTATTACACCGTCCCAGCAGCGGCAGCTTTGTCTCCTACGCCCGTGAATTCCTGGGCGAGAAAGCCTCCTACGTGGCGGGCTGGATGTACTTCGTCAACTGGGCGATGACCGGCATCGTCGATATCACCGCCGTCGCGCTCTACATGCACTACTGGGGCGCGTTTGGTGATGTGCCGCAGTGGGTCTTCGCCCTGGGCGCGCTGGCGATTGTCGGCACCATGAACATGATCGGCGTTAAGTGGTTTGCCGAGATGGAATTCTGGTTCGCGCTGGTAAAAGTGCTGGCGATTGTCATCTTCCTGGTGGTGGGCGTGGTGTTCCTTGGCACCGGCAAACCGCTGGATGGCAACAGCACCGGCTTCCATCTGATCACCGATAACGGTGGCCTGTTCCCGCACGGTTTACTGCCTGCGCTGGTGCTGATTCAGGGCGTGGTGTTCGCCTTTGCCTCTATCGAACTGGTGGGTACGGCGGCCGGCGAATGTAAAGACCCGAAAACCATGCTGCCGAAAGCGATCAACAGCGTGATCTGGCGTATCGGCCTGTTCTATGTCGGCTCTGTGGTGCTGCTGGTGCTGCTGCTGCCATGGAACGCTTATCAGGCGGGTCAGAGTCCGTTCGTGACCTTCTTCTCAAAGCTGGGCGTGCCTTATGTTGGCAGCATCATGAATATCGTCGTATTGAGTGCGGCGCTCTCCAGCCTGAACTCCGGCCTCTACTCGACCGGGCGTATCCTGCGCTCCATGTCGATGGGTGGCTCTGCACCGAAATTCATGTCGAAAATGAACAGTCAGCAGGTTCCTTATGCCGGTATTCTGGTGACCGTCGCCGTCTATGTGATTGGTGTGGTGCTTAACTACTATGTGCCTTCTCAGGTGTTTGAGATCGTCCTGAACGTGGCCTCGCTGGGCATTATCTCCTCCTGGGCCTTTATCGTGGTTTGCCAGTTGCGTCTGCGCAAAGCGATCAAAGAGGGCAAGGCGGATGATGTCAGCTTCAAGCTGCCAGGCGCGCCGTTTACCTCGTGGCTGACGCTGCTGTTCCTGTTCAGCGTGCTGGTGCTGATGGCGTTTGACTACCCGAACGGGACGTACACCATCGCCTCCATTCCGCTGATTGCGGTATTGCTGGTGCTGGGATGGTTTGGCGTGCGTAAGCGCGTTCACGCCGTCGCTCAGACCGAACAGGATCATCACGAAGAAGAGCCTCAGCCGACCCGACTGGCTGACGACACCTCACGCTGA
- the nudK gene encoding GDP-mannose pyrophosphatase NudK, with the protein MSFKINIIKDKLLSENWFVLRNYTYDITDRRGEVIRHKREVYDRGNGATILLYNREKNSVVLTRQFRIATYVNGNDDGMLIEACAGLLDDDSPEDCIRKEAIEETGYAVGEVEKLYACYMSPGGVTELIHFFAAEYNESLRDNAGGGVEDESIDVLELRFPDALAMVAEGRIRDGKTIMLLQHAQIAGWLTP; encoded by the coding sequence ATGTCGTTCAAGATCAACATCATCAAAGATAAGCTCCTGTCTGAAAACTGGTTTGTGCTGCGTAACTACACCTATGACATCACCGATCGCCGTGGCGAGGTTATCCGCCACAAACGCGAAGTCTACGATCGCGGAAATGGGGCAACCATCCTGCTCTACAACCGTGAAAAGAACAGCGTGGTCCTGACACGCCAGTTTCGTATCGCCACGTACGTCAACGGTAATGACGACGGCATGTTAATCGAAGCCTGTGCGGGCTTGCTGGACGACGACTCCCCGGAAGATTGCATCCGCAAAGAGGCGATTGAAGAGACCGGTTATGCGGTGGGCGAGGTGGAAAAACTTTATGCCTGCTATATGTCGCCGGGCGGCGTGACTGAGCTTATCCACTTTTTCGCAGCGGAATATAATGAATCGTTGCGCGACAATGCCGGCGGTGGCGTCGAAGATGAGTCAATCGACGTGCTGGAATTACGCTTCCCGGATGCGCTGGCAATGGTCGCTGAGGGTCGCATTCGAGACGGCAAAACCATTATGCTGCTTCAGCATGCACAGATTGCGGGCTGGCTGACGCCATAA
- a CDS encoding DUF1176 domain-containing protein, whose protein sequence is MSYWMKSLWLLPSLWVASVQAEPLQKSFNDWQITCNNEAFCVARNIPGDKGLVMTISRHAGVNDRPLLRIDYGSAYSGALPGGPLQDNLLLDQRRLKPDLKHWTVEPHHLATSNAIAIDEFFDLVMEAKNLQLTYDPNAMISLRGMKAALLLMDDTQGRVNSMSAWIKRGDRARWDVPPPPALPPLPPAVRSPAALTRDETSGLIDYGTWRVNTDSCSLDPLRREVSVAPLTDQRALLLVSCEMGAYNVIDLAFEVTRSPPYVARGITLTLPFTPPGASDRQLELINAEYDAASGQLYTFGKGRGLGDCGRATRWQFDGTRFVLAEYAEESTCDAWHSSDDWPTLWVSQSDGGVQQR, encoded by the coding sequence ATGTCGTATTGGATGAAATCGCTTTGGCTGTTGCCGTCTCTGTGGGTTGCCTCTGTTCAGGCGGAACCGTTGCAAAAGTCATTCAACGACTGGCAAATCACCTGCAACAATGAAGCCTTTTGCGTGGCGCGGAATATTCCGGGGGACAAAGGGCTGGTGATGACGATTTCGCGCCATGCGGGCGTCAACGATCGCCCTTTGCTGCGCATCGACTACGGCAGTGCCTACAGTGGTGCGCTGCCGGGTGGCCCGCTACAGGATAACCTGCTGCTCGATCAGCGCCGGCTTAAACCCGACCTCAAACACTGGACGGTAGAACCGCATCATCTCGCCACCAGCAATGCTATCGCCATTGATGAATTTTTTGATCTGGTGATGGAGGCCAAAAACCTGCAGCTCACCTACGATCCCAACGCGATGATCTCCCTGCGCGGCATGAAGGCCGCGCTGTTGCTGATGGATGACACGCAGGGACGGGTCAACAGCATGAGCGCGTGGATCAAACGTGGCGACAGAGCCCGCTGGGATGTTCCGCCACCGCCTGCACTGCCACCGCTGCCGCCTGCGGTCAGGTCACCCGCTGCGCTGACGCGCGATGAGACCAGCGGATTGATTGATTACGGCACCTGGCGGGTTAATACCGACTCCTGCTCACTCGATCCGCTGCGCCGCGAAGTCAGCGTGGCGCCGCTTACCGACCAGCGCGCGCTGCTGCTGGTGAGTTGTGAAATGGGGGCGTATAACGTGATCGATCTGGCGTTTGAAGTGACGCGCAGCCCGCCCTATGTGGCGCGTGGCATCACCCTGACTCTGCCTTTTACCCCGCCCGGAGCCAGCGATCGACAGCTTGAGCTGATTAACGCCGAATATGACGCGGCCAGCGGCCAGCTCTATACGTTTGGTAAGGGCCGTGGATTAGGCGACTGCGGCAGGGCGACACGCTGGCAGTTTGATGGCACACGTTTTGTGTTAGCGGAATATGCGGAAGAGTCGACCTGTGACGCCTGGCACAGCAGTGATGACTGGCCAACACTGTGGGTCAGCCAGTCTGACGGTGGTGTACAGCAGCGTTAA
- the ampH gene encoding D-alanyl-D-alanine-carboxypeptidase/endopeptidase AmpH, producing MRTPYLLALMVSLLPLKSMAQVAPDPLLASQIVDRYAEHIFYGSGATGMALVAIDGNQRVFASFGETRPGNNVRPQKDSLIRIASLSKLMTSEVMVKMAERGQIRLDDPLSKYAPPGARVPTYNGQPIRLINLSTHTSGLPREQPGGKAQRPVFVWPTKSERWAWLARANLKAAPGSSAAYSNLGYDLLGDALSRASGTPYPALFQQLITRPLGMKDTTFTPSPEQCGRLMVAEKGASPCNNTLAAIGSGGVYSTPDDMGRWMQQFLNSSVNHRTPQIDRLQTLIYRRDQLNKVEGMDVPGKADALGMGWVYMGPKSGRPGIIQKTGGGGGFITYMAMVPQHNVGVFVVVTRSPLTRFTPMSDGVNNMLAELVGNQLGSPMMVQVIR from the coding sequence ATGCGTACACCCTATTTACTGGCCCTGATGGTTTCACTGCTTCCATTAAAAAGCATGGCGCAGGTTGCGCCCGATCCGCTGCTGGCTTCACAGATTGTTGATCGCTATGCGGAACATATCTTTTACGGCAGCGGCGCAACCGGTATGGCGCTGGTGGCGATTGATGGCAATCAGCGGGTGTTCGCCAGCTTCGGTGAAACCCGTCCCGGCAACAATGTCCGTCCGCAGAAAGATTCGCTGATTCGTATCGCCTCGCTGAGTAAGCTGATGACCAGTGAAGTGATGGTGAAAATGGCTGAGCGCGGACAGATTCGCCTTGACGATCCCCTGAGTAAATATGCGCCTCCGGGTGCACGGGTGCCCACTTACAATGGCCAGCCGATTCGCCTGATTAATCTCTCGACCCATACCAGCGGACTGCCGCGCGAGCAGCCCGGCGGCAAAGCGCAGCGTCCGGTGTTTGTCTGGCCAACGAAGAGCGAACGCTGGGCATGGCTGGCGCGCGCGAACCTCAAAGCGGCACCAGGCAGCAGTGCCGCCTACTCCAACCTGGGCTACGATCTGCTGGGCGATGCGCTGTCGCGTGCCAGCGGAACTCCCTATCCGGCGCTGTTTCAGCAGCTGATTACCCGCCCGCTCGGCATGAAGGACACCACGTTTACGCCGTCGCCTGAGCAGTGCGGACGCCTGATGGTAGCGGAAAAAGGGGCCAGTCCGTGTAATAACACGCTGGCCGCGATTGGCAGCGGCGGGGTTTACTCAACGCCGGATGACATGGGCCGCTGGATGCAGCAGTTCCTGAACTCGTCGGTTAACCATCGCACGCCGCAGATCGATCGCCTGCAGACGCTGATCTATCGCCGCGACCAGCTCAATAAAGTCGAAGGCATGGATGTCCCGGGTAAAGCGGATGCGCTGGGCATGGGCTGGGTCTACATGGGACCGAAAAGTGGTCGCCCTGGGATCATTCAGAAAACCGGCGGCGGTGGTGGATTCATCACCTATATGGCGATGGTGCCGCAGCATAACGTGGGGGTTTTTGTGGTGGTGACGCGCTCGCCGCTGACCCGCTTTACGCCAATGAGCGACGGTGTGAATAATATGCTGGCCGAACTGGTCGGCAACCAGCTTGGCTCACCGATGATGGTGCAGGTCATTCGTTAA
- the tkt gene encoding transketolase, protein MSSRRELANAIRALSMDAVQKANSGHPGAPMGMADIAEVLWRDFLQHNPTNPAWLDRDRFILSNGHGSMLLYSLLHLSGYDLPIEELKNFRQLHSKTPGHPEIGYTPGVETTTGPLGQGLANAVGLAIAERTLAAQFNRPDHEIVDHHTYVFMGDGCLMEGISHEVCSLAGTLGLGKLIGFYDHNGISIDGETEGWFTDDTHKRFESYNWHVIGDIDGHDADAIREAIKEAQSVTDKPSLIICRTIIGFGSPNKAGKEESHGAALGEAEVALTRKQLGWNYPAFEIPAEIYQQWDAKAAGAEREKAWDAKFAAYKEAHPELAKEYERRMNGEMPATWETEATRFIQDLQANPQKIASRKASQNSLEAYGKMLPEFLGGSADLAPSNLTIWSGSKSIKEDPAGNYIHYGVREFGMTAIGNGIAHHGGFVPYTATFLMFVEYARNAARMAALMKARQILVYTHDSIGLGEDGPTHQPVEQIASLRLTPNMSVWRPCDQVETAVAWKAAVERHHGPTALILSRQNLLQPERTPEQIENIKRGGYVLKDCDGTPEVILIATGSEIEITLGAAEKLTSGGHKVRVVSLPSTDLFDAQDAAYRESVLPSGVKARVAVEAGIADYWFKYVGLDGAIVGMTTFGESAPASQLFPEFGFTVENIVSHAEALLKPV, encoded by the coding sequence ATGTCCTCACGCAGAGAGTTGGCAAACGCGATTCGTGCACTGAGCATGGATGCAGTCCAGAAGGCAAACTCAGGCCACCCCGGTGCGCCGATGGGTATGGCCGATATAGCCGAAGTGTTGTGGCGCGACTTCCTCCAGCACAATCCGACCAATCCCGCCTGGCTTGATCGCGACCGCTTCATCCTCTCCAACGGCCACGGCTCGATGCTGCTTTATAGCCTGCTGCACCTGAGCGGTTATGACCTGCCGATTGAAGAGCTGAAAAATTTCCGTCAGCTGCACTCTAAAACGCCGGGTCACCCGGAAATCGGTTATACGCCTGGCGTTGAAACCACCACCGGCCCGCTGGGTCAGGGCCTGGCTAATGCCGTGGGCCTGGCGATTGCTGAGCGCACGCTGGCTGCACAGTTTAACCGTCCGGACCATGAAATCGTCGACCACCATACCTATGTGTTCATGGGCGACGGCTGTCTGATGGAAGGGATCTCACACGAAGTCTGTTCTCTGGCGGGTACGCTGGGTCTGGGCAAACTGATCGGCTTCTATGACCATAACGGCATCTCCATCGATGGCGAAACCGAGGGCTGGTTTACCGACGATACGCATAAACGCTTTGAGTCCTATAACTGGCATGTCATCGGCGACATCGACGGCCATGACGCTGATGCTATCCGCGAGGCGATCAAAGAAGCGCAGAGCGTCACCGATAAGCCTTCACTGATTATCTGCCGCACCATTATCGGTTTCGGTTCACCGAACAAAGCCGGTAAAGAGGAGTCGCACGGCGCAGCGCTGGGCGAGGCCGAAGTGGCGCTGACCCGTAAACAGCTTGGCTGGAACTATCCGGCATTTGAGATCCCGGCTGAAATCTACCAGCAGTGGGATGCCAAAGCAGCGGGTGCGGAACGCGAAAAAGCCTGGGATGCGAAGTTTGCCGCTTATAAAGAGGCCCATCCCGAGCTGGCGAAAGAGTATGAGCGCCGGATGAATGGCGAAATGCCCGCCACGTGGGAAACGGAAGCGACCCGTTTCATCCAGGATCTGCAGGCTAATCCGCAGAAAATTGCCAGCCGTAAAGCGTCTCAGAACTCGCTGGAAGCCTACGGCAAAATGCTGCCGGAATTCCTTGGCGGTTCCGCTGACCTGGCACCGAGTAACCTCACCATCTGGTCGGGTTCGAAATCGATCAAAGAGGATCCGGCGGGTAACTACATCCACTACGGCGTGCGTGAATTTGGTATGACGGCAATTGGTAACGGCATCGCGCATCACGGCGGTTTCGTGCCTTACACCGCAACCTTCCTGATGTTTGTCGAATATGCGCGTAACGCCGCGCGTATGGCAGCGCTGATGAAGGCACGCCAGATTCTGGTCTACACCCATGACTCCATCGGTCTGGGCGAAGATGGCCCGACGCACCAGCCGGTTGAGCAGATCGCCAGCCTGCGTCTGACGCCAAACATGAGCGTATGGCGTCCATGCGATCAGGTTGAAACTGCGGTGGCGTGGAAAGCCGCTGTCGAACGCCATCATGGGCCGACTGCCCTGATCCTGTCACGCCAGAACCTGCTGCAGCCGGAACGCACCCCGGAGCAGATCGAAAACATCAAACGCGGTGGCTACGTGCTGAAGGATTGCGACGGCACGCCAGAAGTCATTCTGATTGCGACCGGTTCAGAGATTGAGATCACCCTGGGTGCAGCTGAGAAGCTCACGTCAGGCGGTCACAAGGTGCGGGTGGTTTCACTGCCTTCTACTGACCTGTTTGATGCGCAGGATGCTGCTTACCGCGAATCGGTACTGCCGAGCGGCGTGAAAGCGCGTGTGGCGGTCGAAGCGGGTATTGCTGACTACTGGTTTAAGTATGTCGGTCTGGACGGCGCGATTGTGGGCATGACCACCTTTGGTGAATCCGCACCAGCCAGTCAGCTGTTCCCGGAGTTTGGCTTCACGGTTGAGAACATCGTCAGCCACGCCGAAGCATTACTCAAGCCGGTTTAA
- the tal gene encoding transaldolase, translated as MNQLEALKQFTTVVADSGDIESIRNYHPEDATTNPSLILKASGLEGYKHLMDDAIEYAKKQGGSKETQIINASDKVAINLGMEILKSIPGRVSTEVDARLSFDRGMCVTKAEKLIRMYEEHGIDRSRVLIKLASTWEGIRAAEELEKNGIHCNLTLLFSFAQARACAEAGVFLISPFVGRIYDWYNSRKPLEPYVADEDPGVKSVRRIYDYYKKHRYSTIIMGASFRKVEQIIALAGCDRLTLSPNLLEELQNSDAPLERKLEPSTEGFHQPSPLSEAEFRWEHNQDPMAVEKLSDGIRQFAVDQQKLEDVLAARL; from the coding sequence ATGAACCAGCTAGAAGCCCTAAAACAGTTCACCACCGTGGTGGCGGACAGTGGTGATATCGAATCGATTCGTAATTACCACCCGGAAGACGCCACCACCAACCCTTCACTCATTCTGAAAGCGTCCGGTCTGGAAGGATATAAGCACCTGATGGATGACGCGATTGAGTACGCGAAAAAACAGGGCGGCAGCAAAGAGACGCAGATTATCAATGCCAGCGACAAAGTGGCGATTAACCTCGGTATGGAAATCCTGAAAAGTATACCGGGCCGTGTTTCGACCGAAGTGGATGCGCGCCTCTCCTTCGATCGTGGCATGTGTGTCACCAAAGCAGAAAAACTGATTCGGATGTATGAAGAGCACGGTATCGACCGTTCGCGCGTACTGATCAAGCTGGCCTCCACCTGGGAAGGCATCCGTGCAGCGGAAGAGCTGGAGAAGAACGGCATCCACTGTAACCTGACGCTGCTGTTCTCCTTTGCGCAGGCGCGTGCCTGTGCCGAAGCAGGCGTGTTCCTGATCTCCCCGTTCGTGGGCCGTATCTACGACTGGTACAACTCACGCAAGCCACTGGAACCGTACGTGGCGGATGAAGATCCAGGCGTAAAATCTGTGCGTCGTATCTATGACTACTACAAAAAGCACCGTTACAGCACCATCATCATGGGCGCCAGCTTCCGTAAAGTGGAGCAGATTATCGCGCTGGCCGGCTGCGATCGCCTGACGCTGTCGCCGAACCTGCTGGAAGAGCTGCAGAACAGCGATGCGCCGCTGGAGCGCAAACTGGAACCCTCTACCGAGGGCTTCCATCAGCCGTCGCCGCTCTCCGAGGCGGAGTTCCGCTGGGAACATAACCAGGATCCAATGGCAGTCGAAAAACTCTCTGACGGCATCCGCCAGTTCGCGGTTGACCAGCAGAAGCTGGAAGATGTGCTCGCCGCACGCCTGTAG
- the hemF gene encoding oxygen-dependent coproporphyrinogen oxidase — MADISRVKAFLLALQDEICNQLAAEDGGAQFAEDSWQRPGGGGGQSRVLRNGAVFEQAGVNFSHVHGDQMPASATAHRPELAGRSFEAMGVSLVIHPNNPYVPTSHANVRFFIAEKPGADPVWWFGGGFDLTPFYGFEEDALHWHQTAASLCQPFGDDVYPRYKKWCDDYFYLKHRDEQRGIGGLFFDDLNTPDFEQSFSFMQAVGRGFIDAYRPIVARRKDHPWGDRERQFQLYRRGRYVEFNLVWDRGTLFGLQTGGRTESILMSMPPLVRWEYDYQPDADSPEAALYRDFLPVKNWLNLPV; from the coding sequence ATGGCTGATATTTCCCGCGTAAAAGCGTTCCTGCTCGCATTGCAGGATGAGATTTGTAACCAGCTGGCGGCTGAAGATGGCGGTGCACAGTTTGCTGAAGATAGCTGGCAGCGCCCTGGCGGCGGCGGCGGTCAGAGCCGCGTCCTGCGCAACGGCGCGGTGTTTGAGCAGGCGGGCGTCAACTTTTCGCATGTGCATGGCGATCAGATGCCGGCATCAGCGACCGCGCACCGGCCTGAGCTGGCCGGTCGCAGCTTTGAAGCGATGGGCGTGTCGCTGGTGATCCACCCGAATAACCCCTATGTGCCGACCAGCCACGCCAACGTGCGCTTCTTTATTGCCGAGAAACCGGGGGCCGATCCGGTCTGGTGGTTTGGTGGCGGCTTTGACCTGACGCCGTTTTATGGCTTTGAAGAAGACGCGCTGCACTGGCATCAGACCGCAGCCAGTCTCTGTCAGCCTTTTGGCGACGATGTCTATCCGCGCTATAAAAAGTGGTGCGATGATTACTTCTATCTGAAGCATCGTGATGAGCAGCGCGGCATTGGCGGCCTCTTTTTTGACGATCTCAACACGCCCGACTTTGAGCAGAGCTTCAGCTTTATGCAGGCAGTAGGCCGCGGCTTTATTGATGCCTATCGGCCCATTGTGGCGCGCCGTAAAGATCATCCGTGGGGCGATCGTGAGCGCCAGTTCCAGCTCTACCGCCGTGGTCGCTATGTGGAGTTTAATCTGGTGTGGGACCGTGGCACGCTGTTTGGTTTGCAGACCGGCGGCCGTACGGAATCGATTCTGATGTCGATGCCACCGCTGGTGCGCTGGGAATATGATTATCAGCCCGATGCCGACTCGCCTGAAGCTGCGCTCTATCGCGATTTCCTGCCGGTAAAAAACTGGCTGAACCTCCCCGTCTGA
- the amiA gene encoding N-acetylmuramoyl-L-alanine amidase AmiA, which translates to MQLLKRLIHRRQLLLSGLALAILSPRAIQAKEQSGLTGANRHTRPAPPAKNGKRIVMIDPGHGGIDSGAVGEEGSEEKHIVLEIAGNVQRQLQSHPRIEVRLTRDSDHFIPLYQRVEIAHQHGADLFMSIHADGFTSPDASGASVFALSNRGASSSMARYLSQRENDADKLGGVKAQQQDHYLQQILFDLVQTDTIKNSLTLGKHVLDQIRPVHHLHSQHTEQAAFAVLKSPSIPSVLVETSFITNPREEQLLGTTAFRQKIASAIASGIVNYFDEFDRRNA; encoded by the coding sequence ATGCAGCTGCTTAAACGTTTGATTCATCGTCGTCAGTTACTTCTTTCCGGGCTGGCTCTGGCCATTTTATCGCCGCGTGCGATCCAGGCTAAAGAGCAGTCGGGCCTTACCGGGGCAAATCGTCATACGCGCCCTGCCCCGCCAGCGAAAAACGGTAAACGCATCGTGATGATCGATCCGGGGCACGGTGGCATCGACTCTGGTGCGGTTGGTGAAGAGGGTTCTGAAGAGAAGCATATCGTGCTGGAGATTGCCGGTAACGTGCAGCGTCAGCTTCAGAGTCATCCGCGCATTGAAGTGCGCCTGACCCGCGACAGTGACCACTTTATTCCGCTTTATCAGCGGGTAGAAATCGCCCACCAGCACGGTGCCGATCTCTTTATGTCAATTCATGCTGACGGCTTTACCAGCCCCGATGCCAGCGGTGCCTCGGTGTTTGCGCTCTCTAACCGCGGTGCCAGCAGCTCGATGGCACGTTATCTCTCACAGCGTGAGAACGATGCGGACAAACTGGGCGGCGTAAAGGCACAGCAGCAGGATCACTATCTGCAGCAGATTCTGTTCGACCTGGTACAGACCGATACCATCAAAAACAGCCTGACGCTGGGCAAGCACGTGCTGGATCAGATCCGCCCGGTGCACCATCTGCACAGCCAGCATACCGAGCAGGCGGCCTTCGCGGTGCTCAAGTCACCGTCGATTCCCTCGGTGCTGGTCGAAACCTCCTTTATTACCAATCCCCGTGAAGAGCAGCTGCTCGGCACTACCGCGTTTCGCCAGAAAATTGCTTCAGCGATTGCCAGCGGCATCGTCAACTACTTCGATGAGTTTGACCGCCGCAACGCCTGA
- a CDS encoding GNAT family acetyltransferase has translation MEIRAFRQEDFEEVITLWERCDLLRPWNDPELDIERKMNHDPDLFLVAEVGGVVVGTLMGGYDGHRGAAYYLAVHPDYQGRGFANALMNRLEKKLIARGCPKLHLMIREENDQVVAFYEKLDYEPVDALLFGKRLIEDREY, from the coding sequence ATGGAAATCCGCGCCTTCCGCCAGGAAGATTTTGAAGAAGTGATCACCTTATGGGAACGTTGCGATTTGTTACGGCCATGGAACGATCCGGAGCTGGATATCGAACGCAAAATGAATCACGACCCCGATCTCTTTCTGGTCGCTGAAGTGGGCGGCGTGGTCGTTGGCACGCTGATGGGCGGTTACGATGGTCATCGCGGCGCGGCTTACTATCTGGCGGTGCATCCTGACTATCAGGGACGCGGCTTTGCGAATGCCCTGATGAACCGTCTGGAGAAGAAACTCATCGCGCGCGGCTGTCCGAAACTGCATCTGATGATCCGCGAAGAGAACGATCAGGTGGTGGCGTTCTATGAGAAGCTCGATTACGAGCCGGTCGACGCGCTGCTATTTGGTAAACGTCTGATCGAAGATCGTGAATACTAA
- a CDS encoding DUF2919 family protein has protein sequence MNTNPLPGYSPDEYDARGQLRLPFLFWPILLLQARTWLLLVMAGASRQQGNDLLALFYPDRQAFWIGLALGLPALAGLLLTGYRTRLPRLWQHWRSVLALSLLVNLLWQGWQFVQGDLLSSPLPLLLTLFDLLALFWLQSNRRCRDCFLPEHHLN, from the coding sequence GTGAATACTAATCCGCTGCCTGGCTATTCGCCGGACGAGTATGACGCCAGAGGGCAGCTGCGGCTGCCGTTTCTTTTTTGGCCGATCCTGTTACTTCAGGCGCGGACCTGGCTGCTGCTGGTGATGGCCGGAGCATCGCGACAGCAGGGCAACGACCTGCTGGCACTGTTCTATCCGGATCGTCAGGCGTTCTGGATCGGTCTGGCGCTGGGTTTACCGGCGCTGGCGGGCCTGTTGCTGACCGGATACCGCACGCGGCTGCCGCGCCTCTGGCAGCACTGGCGCAGCGTGTTAGCGCTGTCGCTGCTGGTGAATCTGCTCTGGCAGGGCTGGCAGTTTGTGCAGGGCGATCTGCTGAGTTCGCCGCTGCCGTTGCTGCTGACGCTGTTCGACCTGCTGGCGCTGTTCTGGCTGCAGTCGAATCGTCGCTGCCGCGACTGCTTTCTGCCTGAACATCATCTCAACTAA